The DNA window GACGGACCTGCCAGGACAGCTCGGGACAGGGTTTCAGCCCTGCTCTGACGGGGTGTGTGCGCGGATGGACAACGCGTGGATGTCGGTTTCCATCAGCGTGCCCAGCGCCGCGTAGACCGCGCGATGACGGGCCAGCGGCGCCATTCCCGCGAAGCGCTCGCTGACCACGTGCACGTTGAAATGGCCACGACCATCGCGCGCTCCGGCGTGGCCTGCATGGCGATGGCTGTCGTCTTCGATCTCAAGCACGCTGGGGGCCAGTGCTTGTTGCAGCGCATCACGAATCTGCTCGATCCGTTTCGCGTTCACGGCAGCACCTTGCGGAACGGACGCACCTGTACCCGCACGTAGACGCCTGCGGCGACGTAGGGGTCGGCATCGGCCCAGGCCTGGGCCTGCGGCAGCGAGTCGAAGCTGGCAATCACCACCGAGCCACTGAACCCTGCCGGGCCCGGGTCTTCGCTGTCGATCGCCGGACACGGCCCCGCCAGAAGCAGGCGGCCTTCATCGCGCAGTGCGGTCAACCGCGCCAGGTGCTCGGGCCGCGCCTGCAGCCGCTGGGCCAGTACATCCTGGCCGTCATATCCTTCAATCACATACCACACCGGCATTTCCTCGCTCGCGTTGCTGGTGAAGCGATTCTAGCCAATCCCGCCCCCTGCCCGGCCTCGGCTGGACACTGGCGCGGCAAAGGCTTACCCTAGCAACCATTGCACGTGGCTGGATGCAGCAGCCCGTCGGTTTTTGCGGCCAACGCAGCCCCCGACGACCGACCCGCTGCTTCGAACCGATCCACACGACCGGGCCCCGTAGACGACCTCCCGTAGTCCTGTCGCTGCCGTGTCCTGCGGAGCGTCCTGTTGTTTGATGTGTGGAACCGCGCCGAGACAGGCGTGCCTGGTGTCCTGGCGGTCCGTGGCAGTTGCCCGGTATGCCAGCTGCCGCGACTGGTCCGTTGCAATCCTGATCTCCATTAGATGACTTCCGAACTCGCGCTCGACGCGAACACGCCAACCCGGCCGCCCGCCCCCCAGCAGCAGGAAATGCCGCTGGCCGTGGTGCATGGGCAACCGGTCCTGCAGATTCCGCAGGACCTGTACATCCCGCCGGATGCGCTGGAAGTCATCCTGGACGCCTTTGAAGGACCGCTGGACCTGCTGCTGTACCTGATCCGCCGGCAGAACCTGGACGTGCTGGACATCCCCGTGGCCGAGATCACCCGGCAGTACGTGGAATACATCACCGTGATGCGCGAGCTGCGCTTCGAGCTTGCCGCCGAGTACCTCGTGATGGCGGCGATCCTGGCCGAAGTGAAGTCACGCATGCTGCTGCCCCGCCCCCCCAGCGTGGAGGGCGAGGAAGCCGATCCGCGTGCGGAGCTGGTGCGACGGCTGCAGGAGTACGAACGCTTCAAGCAGGCTGCCGAGGACATCGACGCCCTGCCCCGGCAGGACCGTGACACCAGCGTGGCGCATGCCTTCATGCCCGAGCGCGCCGCAGTGAAGCTGCCGCCGCCGGTGGACCTGAAGGAAATGCTGATGGCGCTGCACGACGTGCTCAAGCGCGCCGAACTGTTCACCGGCCACGCGATCAAGCGCGAGGCACTAAGTGTCCGGCAGCGCATGGGCGAAGTGCTGGGACGGCTTGAAGACGGCAGGTTCTATCGTTTTGAAAACCTGTTCACCGCCGAAGAAGGCAAGCTGGGCGTGCTGGTCACGTTCCTGGCCGTGCTGGAACTGGCCAAGGAGCAGCTGCTGGACCTTGTGCAGGAAGAACCGCTGGCGCCGATCTACGTGAAGTCCCTGGCCGCCGGCAATACCAATGCCCCGCTGCAGTTCAGCAGCGAATTCGACGACAACGACGCCGCCAATGAAAACGAGTGAGCGCTGACTGCCGATGGATCAAACGCTGATCAACCGCATTGTCGAAGGTGCGCTGCTGGCCTCCAGCCAGCCGCTCACCCTGGCCCAGCTGAAGGACCTGTTCCCGGAAGATGAGCCGGCGCCGCCGGGCAGCATCGAACGTGCGCTGGAACGGCTGCGCGAGAGCTGCCAGGACCGTGGCGTGGAACTGGTGGAGGTCGCCTCCGGCTTCCGCTACCAGGTGACTGCCGAAGTACATGGCTGGATCAGCCGGCTGTGGACCGAACGCAAGACCCGCTACACCCGCGCCACCCTGGAAACGCTGGCACTGATCGCCTACCGGCAACCGATCACCCGTGGCGAGATCGAGCAGGTGCGCGGCGTGGCGGTCAGCAGTAACATCATCCAGGCACTGGAAGAGCGCGAGTGGATCCGCGTGGTCGGCCACCGCGACGTACCCGGCAAGCCCGCCCTGTTCGGCACCACCAAGGGCTTCCTGGACTACTTCGGGCTGAAACGCCTGGACGAACTGCCGCCCCTTTCCGAGCTGAAGGACCTGGGCGACCTGGAACCGCAACTGGCGCTGGATCGCGACGCCCCCCTCGCCGCCAGTGCCGACGGCCCGGACGTGAGCGCCGACCCGGATACCGCTGCAAATGACGACGCCGGCATCACCGCTGGCGACACCCCCGATTCTGCCGACGCACTTCCTGCGGCGGCCGACGATGAGCAAGCACCTTCGCCCTCCGATGATGGGCACCCCGATTCCGCGCCGGGCGAGCGCGCGGTGACAGTGAACGAACGCGAAGACAACGCCGTCGCGAAGACGACCGTGGCTGTTGACCAAGCCGATTCCGAACCAGAGGCCGACCTCGAAACCGTCGGCCGGAGCAAAACTGATGAGTGACACCCCCCGCAAGCCCTCGTTGAACAAGCTTTCGCTCAAGCGCGAAGCCACGTCCGAACAGTTCAAGCTGGAAGAACGCCTGCACAAGGTCCTGGCCCAGGCCGGCCTCGGCTCGCGTCGTGCGCTGGAACAGCGCATCGCTGAAGGCCTGGTCAAGGTCAACGGTGAAGTCGCGCAGACCGGCATGTCGGTCAAGAGCGGCGACAAGATCGAGCTCGACGGTCGCGGCTTCGTCGCCACCGCGCTGGCCGAGCCCTCGCGCGTGCTGGTCTACAACAAGCCGGAAGGCGAAGTGACCACCCGCGAAGACCCCGAAGGTCGCCCGACCGTGTTCGAATCCCTGCCGGCGCTGAAGGGTGCCCGCTGGATCGCCGTCGGCCGCCTGGACATCAACACCACCGGCCTGCTGCTGGCGACCACCGACGGTGAGCTGGCCAACGCCATGATGCACCCCTCGTTCGAGGTGGAGCGCGAGTACGTGGTGCGCGTGCGTGCCCCGGAAGGCGAGGACAAGGTGCCTGACGCCGTCGTCGACCGCCTCACCCGTGGTGTCGCGCTGGAAGATGGCCCGGCCAAGTTCGATGAGATCGAACGCATCGGCGGTACCGATTCGCACGACTGGTTCCGCGTCGTGGTGAAGGAAGGCCGCAACCGCGAAGTGCGCCGCCTGTGGGAATCGCAGGGCTGCCAGGTCAGCCGCCTCAAGCGCACCCGCTACGGCAAGGTCAGCCTGCCGCGCGAACTGGCCCGCGGCCAGTCCGTCGAACTGCCGGGCAGCCAGGTCGAAGCGCTGCGCGCCGAACTGAAGCTGGAAGAAGGCGCGCCGTCGGCCCTGACCCTGCAGCCGGTGATCGGCCAGCGTCGTGCCGCCAAGACCACCGTGCGCGTGCGCGAAGGTGGCCGCGGCAACGCCTACGTCAACGGTCACAACACCGCTGATGAAGGTCGCGAACTGCGTCGCTTCGACAACGTCCGCGAAGACCGCGGCCGCGGTCGCGGCGGCAAGGGTGGCGGCGGTTTCAAGGGCGGCCTGACGGTCAGCGGCGAAGCCGCAGCCAAGCAGGCGCAGCGCCCGTTCAAGCAGCGCGCGCCGAAGAACGACCGCTCGCTGCCGGAAGGCAACCCGGCCGCATTCCGTACCTGGTACGTGCCTGATGGCGTCAGCACCGGCCCGAGCGGCCACCGCAATGCCGGTCCGGGCGCACGTGGCCCCGGCGCGCGTGGTCCGGGCGCAGGTGCAGGTGCAGGCGGCCAGGGCCGTCCGTACGGCAAGCCGAAGGGCCCGGGCGCAGGCGCCGGTGGTGGTCAGGGTCGTGGCGGCTACGGCGGTGAAGGTCGCGGTGGCTACGGTGGTGAAGGACGTGGTGGCGCCGGTGGCGCCGGTGGCCAGGGTCGTCCGGCCGGTGCGGGCAACCGCTCGCAGGGCCAGGGCAACAAGCATCCGTACGGCCATCCGGGCAATGCCCCCAGCTTCCCGTCCGACCACGCCAATCCCGGCTTCAGTCCGTACGGCACCTCGCGTCCGGCCGGCAACGGTCGTCCGGGCGGCAATGCGAATGCACGTCCGGGTGGTAACCGTGGTCCGGGTGGTCCGGGCGGCAATCGCGGTCCGGGTGGCCCCGGTGGCAACCGTGGTCCCGGCGGCCCGGGTGGCAACCGCGGCCCGGGTGGCCCCGGCGGCAACCGTGGCCCGGGTGGCCCGCGTCGCAGCGGCCCGCGCGGCGGCTGATCGACCGCACTGCTGACACATGAAAAACCCCGGCTCCGGCCGGGGTTTTTCTTTAAACAGGGGACGGAGGGGATCAAGTCGTTTTTGCCAGACTGTGTGTCGAACGGGCGAAAGCGACTTAATCCCCTCCGTCCCCTTTTGCGTGGCGCTGGAAGGCGGCGGGTGTGGTGCCAGCCATGCTGCGGAAGAAGGCAATGAACGGGCTCTCTGCCGAGAAGCCGGTGTCCTGCGCGACGTGTGCGACGCGATGGCCAAGCAGCAGCAGTTCCATCGCCCGCATCAGGCGCCATTGCTGGCGCCAGGCCTGGTAGCCCATGCCGGTGTCGCGCTGCATCAGCCGGCCCACGGTGCGCACGCTCAAGCCCGTGCGTGCGGCCAGCTCCCCCAGTTCGGGCGGCAGGTGTTCGGCCAGCGGCAGGCAACGTGCGATGCGTGGATCGTGCGGCAATGGCAGGTCCATCGGCGCTACCGGTGCGGCGGCGATCTCCAGCAAGCACAGCGCGAGCTGATGGTGCGCACGTGGCGCCTGCCAGTCGTGATCGAACGGTGCCTGCGCGATCGGCTCCAGCAGCGCCTGCAGCAAGGGCCCCACCCCGATGATTGCCGGCTGCTGCGGCAGCTGTGTCGACAGCGTGGTATCGAAGTACAGCGAGCGGTAGTCCACCGCCTGGCGCATCTGCGCCCGATGGCGCAGGCCGCCAGGGATCCACGCCGCGCGCGACGGCGGCAGCAGACTGATGCGGTCACCAAAAGTCAGCCGCGTGCAGCCCTGTCGCGTGTACAGCAGCTGCGCACGTGCGTGCTGATGCCAGCCCGAATCGTGATCAGCCAGCGACGAGGCAATGCCCAGCACCGGCGCGTCCCAGGCATCGGCATCGAAGTGCGCATCCGGCTGCAGCCAGGCCATGTCCGATTTCCTACACTTTCTGTCAGGACCGACAGATTGCGCCAATGCGCCGGCCACCACAATGCGCGGCCCCGATTCCGGAGCGCCCGCATGTCGCGTCGCCTGTTGCTGCTCACCATCGCGCTGCTGATGTTCCCGCAGCTGGCCCAGACCCTGTACAGCCCCGCCCTGGCCGATCTCGCCGGGCGCTTCGCGCTGCCCCCGGGCGCCGCCAGCCAGGCGATGAGCCTTTACCTGTTCGGTTTCGCCGCCGGTGTCGCGCTGTGGGGATGGCTGGCCGACCGTATCGGCCGCCGCCCAGCCCTGCTCGGCGGCCTGGCCGTGTTCGCACTGGCGGCCTGCGGAGGCCTGCTGGCCAGCACGTTCGGCCAGGTCCTGCTGGCCCAGGCACTGGCCGCGCTGGGCGCGGCGACGGCCTCGGTGGTGACGCAGACAGTACTGCGCGATCACCTGCAGGGGCCGGCCTTGGCGCAGGCGTTCTCGTGGATCGGCATGGCGCTGGCATTGAGCCCGGCGATCGGGCTGGCACTGGGGACGTTGCTGGTTGCCACCCATGGCTATGCCGGCGTGCAGGCAGGCCTGCTGCTGATTGCCCTGCTGCTGATGCTTGGATGCACATCCGGCCTGCACGAGAGCCGCCCTGCCAACGTCGGGCACACCCCTCTGCTGCCACTGCTGCGGCAACTGCTCTGCGACCGCTGGATCTGGTCACAGGCGCTGCTGGTGATGGCATTCAACGTGGCCATGTACAGCTGGTACGCCCTGGGGCCCTTCGTGTTCGAGCGACTGCACTGGCCGCTGGCCTGGTTCGGTGCCAGCGGAGCGCTGCTGGCGCTGGGTTCGGCGCTGGGCGCCTGGGGCAATGGCCGCCTGCTACGCGCAGGCGCGTGCGCCACCACCCGCATCCAACTCGCCGCGGGGCTGGTGCTGGCCGGTGGCCTGTTGGCTGTACTGCTGCATGATCGACCCGCTCTGGTCGTGGCGATGGTGCCGGTGGTGACCGGCTTCGGCCTGGCCATTCCCAATGTGCTCGGCCAGGCCCTGCGCGGCTATCCGCATTGCCTCGGCAGCGCAGGCGCGCTGTTCGGCCTGCTCTATTACCTGTTGATCGGCGTGGCGATGGCCGTGGTCGGTGCACTGCAGCTGCTGGCACCGACGCTCATCGCATGCGGGCTGCTTGCACTTTGGCTGCAGCGGCCGCGCGCCGTTGTGGCCTAGGAATTATTGCAAAGGCCATGCGCTGTGCGCTGCTTCCGGAATCGCCCCCTATGCACTGGCTATCGTGCGCACTCTCCCCAACGAGGCAGATGCCCATGATCACCATCACCGCCGAACAGGCCCGCGCCAACGCAGATGCCGCTACGCGTCCTGTCGACCAGTACTACCGCGATCTCGACACATCGATCCAGGCGGGGTCGGAAAATGGCCGCCGCTACATCGTGTTCGGCTTCAGCCAGGCTTTGGCCAGCGAGCGGCTCGTCGAGGGCGTCGTCGCGCAGTTGCAGAAGAATGGCTTCGAGGTCGAACGACTGCCCAGCGATGCCGAGCAGCATTACATCCGCATCAGCTGGGAAGGAGCCGCGCCGGCCCGGCTCAACGCCGGCTGATGGTGAACGCCGCGCCGTCCACACCCAGGTCCCAGCCCTTGCCGGTGCCGGACAGTGCCAGCGAGATATCGCCCTTGGTCATCACCTGCGCGTTGCTGGACTTCACTGCACCCGCGTGCGCGCCTACCGAGGCGTAGGTGCCCAGCAGCTCGCCGACGCTGCTGGCGCCGGTGAAGCTGCCACGGCCATCGGTGATCTTCGACTTGCCGACAGTCAGGCCGCCGCCCTTCAGCTGGATCCGCACCGGCATGCTGGAACCGTTGGTGCAGTGGATGGTGCCGTTGCCCGAGGCGGTCTTGTAGATCAGCGACCAGCCCGACAGGTTGTAGCGCAGCTGGCAATCGAGGTTGCCACCGGCCTGCGCGGTCGGGGCCAGGGAGGCGGCGGCCAGCGCCAGCAGCAGGGCAAAGGGCTTGGTATTCATCGGCAGAACGTCCACATCGGTCGGAATGTGGGCGAATCTAGCAGCGCACGCGTGCACGTTGGATGCAGGCGCGCGCGGTGAGGCGGCAGGCGTTCAGCCGCCGTATCAGGCCTGCACATCCAGATGGAAGGCATCGGCATCGAGCATCGCCGGGAAGCGTGCACGGTGCGAGGCCAGCGCTTCGGCCGAGATGGTGGTAGTCACCACCTGTTCCCGTTCGCGGATCTCCACCTGCGGCTGGCCGAGGAAGTCGATGACTGCGCTGTCACCTGCGTAGTGCAGCTGGTTGCCGTCCACGCCTACGCGGTTGACCGCAGCGACGAAGCACAGGTTCTCGATCGCCCGCGCGCGCAACAGGGTCTTCCACGCATAGGCGCGCGCCGACGGCCAGTTGGCGACGAAGATCTGCAGATCGAAGTCCAGCTGTTCAACACGCTCGACGTTGTAGCGGTTGCGGCAGAACACCGGGAAACGCAGGTCGTAGCAGACCTGCGGATTGATCCGCCAGCCCTTCCATTCCACGCACAGGCGGTCGCGGCCGGCGGCATAGCGCTCGTGCTCGCCGCCGTAACGGAACAGATGGCGCTTGTCGTAGTACTGCAGGCCACCGTCGGGGGTGGCGAACAGCAGGCGGTTGTAGACACCCTCGCCATCGCGCAGCTGCACGCTGCCGATCACCGCCGCGTTCAAGGCCTTGGCCTGTTCGCGCACCCAGGCCACGGTCGGGCCGTCCATGCCTTCGGCCTGGGCGATGGCTTCGTTGGAAAAGCCACTGGTGAAGGTCTCCGGCAGGATGACCAGATCGGTGGTCCCGGCCAGCGGCGCCAGCAGCGCACCGTAGTAGGCGCGGTTACCGGCCGGGTCGTGCCAGCGGGTGTCGCCTTGCACGAGGGAAATGCGCAGGTCCTGCATGCCGTCTACTCCGCTCACAGCAGGCGCAGGCGTTCGATCGCCGCGTCCAGGGTGGCCTCGTTCTTGGCGAAGCACAGGCGCACCAGGCGCTGGCCGGCCGGCGCGGTTTCGTAGAACGGCGACAGCGGGATGGCGGTGACGCCCTTCTCGATGGTCAGCCACTTCACGAACTCGTGGTCCGGCAGGTCACTGATGGCCGAATAATCGACCAGCTGGAAGTAGCCGCCCGGCACCGGCAGCGCCTTCAGGCGGGTACCGGCCAGCTGCTCGCGGAAGCGGTCGCGCTTGGCTTCATAGAACGCGCCCAGTTCCAGATGGTGCTGCGGTTCGTCGCGGATCATCGCGGCAAAACCGTACTGCGCCGGGCCGAAACTGGTGAAGGTGTTGTACTGGTGCACCTTGCGGAATTCGGCGGTCATCGCCTGCGGCGCCACCGCGTAGCCGATCTTCCAGCCAGTGCAGTGGTAGGTCTTGCCGAAGCTGGAGATGACGAAGGTGCGCTCGCGCAGCTCAGGGTAGCGCAGTGCCGATTCATGACGGCGGCCGTCGTAGATGATGTGCTCGTACACCTCATCGGAAATCAGGTAGATCTGCGTGCCGCGCAGCACGTCGGCCAAGGCCTGCATGTCCGCTTCGTCCAGCATCGCGCCGGACGGGTTGTGCGGGGTGTTGACCATCAGCAGGCGGGTGCGCGGGGTGATCGCCGCACGCACGCGGTCCCAGTCCACCGCGAAGGTCTGCGGGTCCAGCGGCACATGCACCGCCGTAGCACCGGCCAGTTCGATCGCCGGTTCGTAGCAGTCGTAGGCCGGGTCGAGCACGATCACTTCCTCACCGGCACGCACCACGGCGTGGATGGCGTTGAAGATCGCCTCGGTGGCGCCGCTGGTGACGGTGATCTCGGTGTCCGGATCGATCTGCGCGCCGTACAGGTCCAGCGACTTCTGTGCGATGGCCTGGCGCAGCGGCGCCACGCCGGTCATCGGCGGGTACTGGTTCAGGCCGGCGGCCATCGCCTTGCTGGTTTCGTCGATCAGCCGCTGCGGCGCGGAGAAATCCGGGAACCCCTGGCCGAGGTTGACCGCGCCATGTTCGGCGGCGAGCTGGGACATCACGGTGAAGATCGTGGTACCGACCTTGGGCAGCTTGGTGTTCGGTTGCATCGGCCTGGGCTGTGGGGAAACAAGGGCTGGAAGTGTACGAAATCCCGACCCGGCCTGCGGCGCCGACGGTAGCGCCGGGTCATACCCGGCGGCTCTTTGCACATGCCACACCGGCGCCTGGCAGAGCTGCCGGCCAGCGGCCGGCACTACCTGATGCGGTTTCACCGCTACAATTGCCGCCGCACTCCTGCATGAAGACCCCTGCGCCTTGAACACCCCTGCATTGCTGGCTGCCAGCGGCCTGAGCTTCTCCCGCAATGACGAGCCGGTGTTCGGCCCGCTGGACTTCCACGTGGATGCCGGCGAAGCGCTGCTGGTGCAGGGCGGCAACGGTGCCGGCAAGACCACCCTGCTGCGCGTGCTGTCGGGCCTGGCGCGCCCGGGCGCGGGCCAGGTGTTGATCGACGGCAAGCCGGCCAGCAACGCCGAGCGTGCGCGCTATGTCGCCTACCTCAGCCACCTGCCGGCGCTGAAGCCGGACCTGGACACGCTGGAGAACCTGCATTTCCTGTGTGGCCTGCACGGTCGCCGCGCACGGCAGATGCCGGGCAATGCGCTGGCCATCGTCGGCCTGGCCGGCTACGAGGACACCCTGGTGCGGCACCTGTCGGCCGGACAGAAACGGCGCCTGGCACTGGCCCGCATCTGGCTGTCGCCAGCACCGCTGTGGCTGCTCGACGAACCCTATGCCAACCTCGACCTGGAAGGCATCAACCTGGTCAACCGGATGATTTCCGCACACCTGCGCAGCGGCGGCGCCGCCCTGGTCACCACCCATGGCGCCTATGCCGCACCGCCGGTACGCACCCGCCAGCTCGATCTGGGCGGTGAAGCATGATCGCGCCGGGCACTGAACCGGGCCTATGGCAGACCGCCCGCGCCCTGGTGGCGCGCGACCTGCGCCTGCTCTGGCGCCGTCGCGGCGATGCACTGCAGCCGCTGCTGTTCGCCCTGCTGGTGGTGGTGCTGTTCGCCCTCGCCCAGGGCCGGGATCCGCAGCCGCTGGCTGCCACCGCCGGTGCGGTGCTGTGGTTGGCGGTGCTGCTGGCCGGGCAGCTGGCGCTGGATTCGCTGTTCCGCTCCGATGCCGAAGACGGTTCACTCGAACAATGGCTGCTGGCGCCGGTGCCACTGGCGTGGCTGGTGCTGGTGCGCGTGCTGCTGCATTGGGCGACCACCGCCCTGCCGTTGATCCTGCTGAGCCCGCTGCTGGCGGAAATGCTGCATCTGCCGCATGACCAGCTGCCGATGTTGCTGGCATCGTTGCTGTTGGGAACACCGTTGTTGAGCCTGATCGGTGGCGTGGTCGCTGCACTGACCGTGGGCATCCGGCGCTCTGGTATTCTCGTGGCGTTGCTGTCGTTGCCGCTGTACGTACCGGTGCTTGTCTTCGGTGCCGGCAGCCTGGCGGCAGCCAGCCGCGGACAGGATCCGGTCGGTGCGCTGCTGATGCTGGGCGCTGGACTGGTGATCGCCCTGGTGCTGGCACCGCTGGCGACCGCTGCTGCGATTCGTATTTCTCTGAGTTGACCGAGCTGAGAGCCAATCCACCCCTGCTGGATAGCCGCCACGCATGAATCCGATTGTCCGCTGGTTCCATCAACTCGGCTCGCCTCCCACGTTCGATCGTTTCGCTGCCCGCTGGTCGCGACTGTTCTACATCGCCGCGGTACCGGTGCTGCTGGTCGGCATGTGGCAGGCGCTGCTGGTGGTGCCGCCGGAAGCCCGCCAGCTGGACAGCTTCCGCATCCTCTACATCCACGTGCCCAGCGCCTGGATGAGCCTGTTCGTGTTCGCGCTGATGGCGCTGTATGCCGCCATCGCACTGATCTGGCGGATCAAGATCTGCGAGATCCTGGCCATGGCGTGCGCGCCGATGGGCGCCGGTTTCACCCTGATCACCCTGGTGACCGGCAGCATCTGGGGCAAAGGCACCTGGGGCACGTGGTGGGACTGGGACCCGCGCATGACCAGTGAGCTGGTGCTGCTGTTCCTGTATCTGGGCGTGATCGGGCTTTACCACGCCATCGAAGACCGCCGCAGTGCCGCGCGTGCCGCCGGCCTGCTGGCCATCGTCGGCGTCAGCCTGTTGCCGGTGATCCGTTACTCGGTGGACTGGTGGGGTGGCCTGCACCAGCGCCAGTCGATCAGCGTGTTCGGTGAATCGGCCATCCGTACCGAGCTGATTGCTCCGCTGTGGTGGATGGTGATCGCCACCAAACTCTGGTTCTGTGGTTCGCTGCTGGCCAAGGCACGCGCCGACAACCTGTACCGCGAAGCCGGCAAGGCCTGGGTTGGCGACCGCGTCGATGCCCGGGCAACCGAGGTGGAGGAATCGCGGCCATGACTCACCTGCCCTTCGTGATCGGCGCCTACGCCGTGTTCGTGCTGGTGCTCGGCGCCGATGCCCTTGGGTCGTGGCTGCGCCTGCGCGCGGCACGCCGCCAGGCGCAGTCGCGCCAGCAGCGGCAGCAGGCCCGTCAGGCCGCACAGCAGGTCGCCGCGCCTGCGCTGTCGGCGGAGCTGGAGCGATGACGCCGGTCCAACGCCGCCGTCTGGTCTGGGTGCTGCTGGCCCTGCTCGCCTCAGGGCTGGCCACCGCGCTGGTGGCGATGGCGCTGGAACGCAACATCGCCTACCTGTACACACCCTCGGAAGTACTGCGCGGCGATGTCGATGCACAGACCCGGTTCCGCCTCGGCGGCATGGTGGTGAAGGGTTCCTTCAACCGCCCGCTCGGCTCGTTGGAAGCGCACTTCAAGGTCACCGACGGCGATGCGCAGTTGCCGGTATCCACCTCGCGGATCCTGCCGGACATGTTCGCCGAAGGCACTGCCGTGGTCGCAAGTGGTCGCCTGCAGGGCGGTACGTTCGTCGCCGACGAGGTACTGGCCAAGCACGATGAAAAGTACGTGCCCAAGGAAGTGGCCGACAAGATGGGCCAGGCCCATCGCAAGCATGATGTGCCGGTCACGGCGCCCGAGGTGCGCTGAGTGCTTCCCGAATTCGGTCAGATCCTCCTGCTCTGCGCGTTGCTGGCCTCGCTGCTGCAGGCAGTGCTGCCGCTGGTCGGTGCGCAGCGCGGCAACGACGCATGGATGTCCATTGCCCGCCCGGCAGCCTTTGCCCAGCTGGTGCTGCTGGCCGGCGCATTCGCCGTACTGACGGCGGCCTTCGTGCAGCAGGACTTCTCGGTGCGCTACGTCGCCGAAAACTCC is part of the Stenotrophomonas lactitubi genome and encodes:
- a CDS encoding BolA family protein, encoding MNAKRIEQIRDALQQALAPSVLEIEDDSHRHAGHAGARDGRGHFNVHVVSERFAGMAPLARHRAVYAALGTLMETDIHALSIRAHTPSEQG
- a CDS encoding YciI family protein is translated as MWYVIEGYDGQDVLAQRLQARPEHLARLTALRDEGRLLLAGPCPAIDSEDPGPAGFSGSVVIASFDSLPQAQAWADADPYVAAGVYVRVQVRPFRKVLP
- a CDS encoding segregation and condensation protein A, which produces MTSELALDANTPTRPPAPQQQEMPLAVVHGQPVLQIPQDLYIPPDALEVILDAFEGPLDLLLYLIRRQNLDVLDIPVAEITRQYVEYITVMRELRFELAAEYLVMAAILAEVKSRMLLPRPPSVEGEEADPRAELVRRLQEYERFKQAAEDIDALPRQDRDTSVAHAFMPERAAVKLPPPVDLKEMLMALHDVLKRAELFTGHAIKREALSVRQRMGEVLGRLEDGRFYRFENLFTAEEGKLGVLVTFLAVLELAKEQLLDLVQEEPLAPIYVKSLAAGNTNAPLQFSSEFDDNDAANENE
- the scpB gene encoding SMC-Scp complex subunit ScpB — its product is MDQTLINRIVEGALLASSQPLTLAQLKDLFPEDEPAPPGSIERALERLRESCQDRGVELVEVASGFRYQVTAEVHGWISRLWTERKTRYTRATLETLALIAYRQPITRGEIEQVRGVAVSSNIIQALEEREWIRVVGHRDVPGKPALFGTTKGFLDYFGLKRLDELPPLSELKDLGDLEPQLALDRDAPLAASADGPDVSADPDTAANDDAGITAGDTPDSADALPAAADDEQAPSPSDDGHPDSAPGERAVTVNEREDNAVAKTTVAVDQADSEPEADLETVGRSKTDE
- a CDS encoding pseudouridine synthase; the protein is MSDTPRKPSLNKLSLKREATSEQFKLEERLHKVLAQAGLGSRRALEQRIAEGLVKVNGEVAQTGMSVKSGDKIELDGRGFVATALAEPSRVLVYNKPEGEVTTREDPEGRPTVFESLPALKGARWIAVGRLDINTTGLLLATTDGELANAMMHPSFEVEREYVVRVRAPEGEDKVPDAVVDRLTRGVALEDGPAKFDEIERIGGTDSHDWFRVVVKEGRNREVRRLWESQGCQVSRLKRTRYGKVSLPRELARGQSVELPGSQVEALRAELKLEEGAPSALTLQPVIGQRRAAKTTVRVREGGRGNAYVNGHNTADEGRELRRFDNVREDRGRGRGGKGGGGFKGGLTVSGEAAAKQAQRPFKQRAPKNDRSLPEGNPAAFRTWYVPDGVSTGPSGHRNAGPGARGPGARGPGAGAGAGGQGRPYGKPKGPGAGAGGGQGRGGYGGEGRGGYGGEGRGGAGGAGGQGRPAGAGNRSQGQGNKHPYGHPGNAPSFPSDHANPGFSPYGTSRPAGNGRPGGNANARPGGNRGPGGPGGNRGPGGPGGNRGPGGPGGNRGPGGPGGNRGPGGPRRSGPRGG
- a CDS encoding AraC family transcriptional regulator, whose translation is MAWLQPDAHFDADAWDAPVLGIASSLADHDSGWHQHARAQLLYTRQGCTRLTFGDRISLLPPSRAAWIPGGLRHRAQMRQAVDYRSLYFDTTLSTQLPQQPAIIGVGPLLQALLEPIAQAPFDHDWQAPRAHHQLALCLLEIAAAPVAPMDLPLPHDPRIARCLPLAEHLPPELGELAARTGLSVRTVGRLMQRDTGMGYQAWRQQWRLMRAMELLLLGHRVAHVAQDTGFSAESPFIAFFRSMAGTTPAAFQRHAKGDGGD
- a CDS encoding MFS transporter, coding for MSRRLLLLTIALLMFPQLAQTLYSPALADLAGRFALPPGAASQAMSLYLFGFAAGVALWGWLADRIGRRPALLGGLAVFALAACGGLLASTFGQVLLAQALAALGAATASVVTQTVLRDHLQGPALAQAFSWIGMALALSPAIGLALGTLLVATHGYAGVQAGLLLIALLLMLGCTSGLHESRPANVGHTPLLPLLRQLLCDRWIWSQALLVMAFNVAMYSWYALGPFVFERLHWPLAWFGASGALLALGSALGAWGNGRLLRAGACATTRIQLAAGLVLAGGLLAVLLHDRPALVVAMVPVVTGFGLAIPNVLGQALRGYPHCLGSAGALFGLLYYLLIGVAMAVVGALQLLAPTLIACGLLALWLQRPRAVVA
- a CDS encoding amidohydrolase, with translation MQDLRISLVQGDTRWHDPAGNRAYYGALLAPLAGTTDLVILPETFTSGFSNEAIAQAEGMDGPTVAWVREQAKALNAAVIGSVQLRDGEGVYNRLLFATPDGGLQYYDKRHLFRYGGEHERYAAGRDRLCVEWKGWRINPQVCYDLRFPVFCRNRYNVERVEQLDFDLQIFVANWPSARAYAWKTLLRARAIENLCFVAAVNRVGVDGNQLHYAGDSAVIDFLGQPQVEIREREQVVTTTISAEALASHRARFPAMLDADAFHLDVQA
- a CDS encoding pyridoxal phosphate-dependent aminotransferase — its product is MQPNTKLPKVGTTIFTVMSQLAAEHGAVNLGQGFPDFSAPQRLIDETSKAMAAGLNQYPPMTGVAPLRQAIAQKSLDLYGAQIDPDTEITVTSGATEAIFNAIHAVVRAGEEVIVLDPAYDCYEPAIELAGATAVHVPLDPQTFAVDWDRVRAAITPRTRLLMVNTPHNPSGAMLDEADMQALADVLRGTQIYLISDEVYEHIIYDGRRHESALRYPELRERTFVISSFGKTYHCTGWKIGYAVAPQAMTAEFRKVHQYNTFTSFGPAQYGFAAMIRDEPQHHLELGAFYEAKRDRFREQLAGTRLKALPVPGGYFQLVDYSAISDLPDHEFVKWLTIEKGVTAIPLSPFYETAPAGQRLVRLCFAKNEATLDAAIERLRLL